From Paenibacillus physcomitrellae, the proteins below share one genomic window:
- a CDS encoding maltose acetyltransferase domain-containing protein, with the protein MKTEKQKMLAGELYKAWDPELTREREYARRMTRIYNQTSETDYELRESLLKQLLGRTGQHVGMEPNIRFDYGYNIYVGENFFANFDCTILDVCEVHIGDNCMFGPGVHIYTATHPVDPYERIKGPELGKPVKLGDNVWVGGRAVINPGVTIGSNVVIASGAVVTKDVPDNVVVGGNPAKGIRTIEIQNS; encoded by the coding sequence ATGAAAACGGAAAAACAAAAAATGCTGGCTGGCGAACTGTATAAGGCTTGGGATCCTGAACTAACCCGTGAGCGGGAATATGCCAGAAGGATGACACGCATCTATAATCAGACCAGCGAGACGGACTATGAACTTCGGGAAAGCCTTCTGAAGCAGCTGCTTGGCCGGACCGGTCAGCATGTAGGGATGGAGCCGAATATCCGGTTTGATTATGGCTACAACATTTATGTGGGCGAGAACTTTTTTGCCAACTTTGACTGTACCATTCTGGATGTATGCGAGGTGCACATTGGAGATAACTGTATGTTTGGACCGGGAGTTCATATCTATACCGCTACCCATCCTGTAGATCCTTATGAACGGATCAAGGGTCCGGAATTGGGCAAGCCGGTTAAGCTCGGCGACAATGTCTGGGTGGGCGGCAGAGCCGTTATCAATCCAGGTGTTACGATTGGCAGCAATGTTGTTATTGCTTCCGGTGCCGTGGTGACAAAGGATGTCCCCGATAATGTCGTAGTTGGCGGGAATCCGGCGAAGGGGATCAGAACGATAGAGATCCAGAACAGCTAA
- a CDS encoding FecR domain-containing protein, whose product MKGKKGKRGLSRLVSFLVFFLVFYTMMPPAFAAGKGERSFIVDSVVGNVFVQKAGSAKEVPVYAGTVIQEGDRLRTEEGSSATLSSTDREDSLVLSENTELYAEVLAENSGAKQTRLRVQAGSVYAEVEPLTESRDTFELVNPEAVISARGTHFSVSVDPLTGLPSTYVYSGVVTAESSRQPDSPPARALPGQQIDLDPSASEETPAGVVSPIDMKELAGQVDEEMLRQLLANKEDIERENEERKQDIIDGYTAQDFLAKNGNEPAPDDMNKLTNNLNNLVGNIVKGAVENGAVNQERAQQIVDELNSRTPADSRLDLGTIPPIESLSGEAASQSIENRERLAQQKSQQQQQKEQMRDSLEQTNKALIERVQEMVRQQQEANQRALEEQQQKAEERYLQQLPESDQQRFEEAQQQRTQERQLAQQEREQRQPLAPQAPQTPAPPSSPSLPSPPSSSPSSPPSGGSSEGGSSPSPTIVGVIQPEPIKIAAGADFTLPAKVNVRMSDNTTRLAEVQWQDEFDPSEYGQYTIGGTVAGYEGEVTLEVMVYVPYGEPFELNPAKRMIPLPEAVIRFIDASIPDGGSNPIVSPFEFTKEESEVTGLVPAGAVLELKRFEAAGGDIELQFDLEDGAIGEEMNEGNIGIFYQQDNGVWNYLPTTIENGKASAKVESINGIYGVFYAEHAEFPDIPNAEGNEPIEENL is encoded by the coding sequence ATGAAGGGTAAGAAGGGAAAAAGAGGGTTAAGTCGTCTGGTTAGTTTTTTGGTCTTTTTTCTAGTTTTTTATACTATGATGCCGCCGGCTTTTGCAGCCGGAAAAGGTGAGCGCTCTTTTATCGTGGACAGCGTGGTCGGGAATGTCTTTGTTCAGAAGGCAGGGAGCGCAAAAGAGGTCCCTGTTTATGCGGGTACGGTGATTCAGGAAGGAGACCGGCTCAGAACGGAAGAGGGTTCTTCGGCGACTCTAAGCAGCACGGATCGTGAAGATTCACTTGTCTTATCCGAAAATACCGAGCTGTATGCCGAAGTGCTTGCTGAGAACAGTGGAGCAAAGCAAACAAGGCTGCGTGTGCAGGCCGGTTCGGTTTATGCCGAGGTTGAGCCGTTAACGGAGTCGAGGGATACGTTTGAACTTGTAAATCCGGAAGCGGTTATTTCTGCTCGAGGAACCCATTTTTCAGTCTCGGTTGATCCGCTCACGGGACTTCCTTCTACATATGTATATTCCGGCGTGGTCACTGCAGAATCTTCGAGACAACCGGATTCTCCCCCGGCAAGGGCGCTGCCTGGCCAGCAGATTGATCTCGATCCAAGTGCCTCAGAGGAAACTCCTGCGGGAGTTGTCAGTCCTATCGACATGAAGGAGCTTGCCGGTCAAGTGGATGAAGAAATGCTCCGCCAGTTGCTTGCGAACAAGGAAGATATTGAGCGGGAGAACGAGGAGAGGAAACAGGATATAATCGACGGTTATACTGCCCAGGACTTCTTGGCGAAGAACGGAAATGAACCAGCTCCTGATGATATGAACAAATTGACTAACAATTTGAATAATCTTGTTGGCAATATTGTAAAAGGAGCCGTTGAAAATGGCGCTGTGAATCAGGAGCGTGCCCAGCAGATAGTTGATGAATTAAACAGCCGGACACCTGCTGATAGCAGGCTTGATCTTGGTACTATTCCACCCATTGAGAGCCTAAGCGGTGAGGCAGCAAGTCAGTCGATTGAGAACAGAGAACGCCTCGCTCAGCAGAAAAGCCAACAACAGCAGCAGAAGGAGCAAATGAGGGATTCGCTTGAGCAGACAAACAAAGCGCTCATAGAGAGAGTGCAGGAGATGGTCCGGCAGCAGCAGGAAGCGAACCAACGGGCATTGGAAGAACAGCAGCAAAAGGCGGAAGAGCGTTATCTGCAGCAGCTGCCGGAATCGGACCAACAGCGATTTGAAGAAGCCCAGCAGCAGCGTACACAAGAGCGGCAGCTGGCTCAGCAGGAGCGGGAACAGCGGCAGCCTTTAGCACCTCAAGCACCTCAAACGCCTGCTCCGCCTAGCTCTCCGAGTCTGCCAAGTCCGCCAAGTTCTAGTCCATCAAGTCCGCCTAGTGGTGGTTCATCAGAAGGGGGAAGCAGTCCTTCACCAACCATAGTGGGAGTTATTCAACCTGAGCCGATAAAGATCGCGGCGGGTGCAGACTTTACTCTGCCTGCCAAGGTCAATGTGAGGATGAGCGATAACACCACTCGTTTGGCGGAGGTACAATGGCAGGACGAGTTTGATCCTTCAGAATACGGCCAATATACAATCGGCGGAACGGTTGCCGGCTATGAAGGCGAAGTGACGCTTGAGGTCATGGTCTATGTCCCATATGGCGAACCGTTTGAACTGAATCCGGCAAAACGGATGATTCCACTGCCTGAGGCTGTGATTCGATTTATTGATGCCTCCATACCGGACGGGGGCAGCAATCCGATCGTTTCACCCTTTGAATTTACGAAAGAAGAGAGTGAAGTGACGGGCCTTGTTCCTGCCGGGGCTGTTCTGGAATTAAAGAGATTTGAAGCAGCAGGAGGGGACATTGAACTGCAATTTGACCTGGAAGATGGAGCAATTGGAGAGGAAATGAATGAAGGCAATATTGGTATTTTCTATCAGCAGGATAATGGGGTTTGGAACTATCTGCCGACCACGATTGAGAATGGGAAAGCAAGCGCGAAGGTAGAAAGCATCAACGGAATATATGGCGTTTTCTATGCTGAACACGCGGAATTTCCTGATATTCCGAATGCCGAAGGAAATGAACCCATTGAAGAAAACTTATAA
- a CDS encoding stalk domain-containing protein: protein MIKRITILLLLAAAVSLEGGASGAAANGAVYGEKGALLSEVGTYLGSGQYTQAGGALLESGLRMPQGIAFLPDGSLLVADTRNQQIKLAKGDQVTTYAGIEEGMPVDGYGLPLGALLDGAAGEAAFQRPQGMAVAEDGTVYIADTYNHAIRQLSPGGKVTTLAGDGVAGSRDGAGSEARFDHPSDVAVAKDGAIYVADSGNHVIRRIVDGEVETLTAASERYIEAVEGVPLLAGDYADGALVEAKFNEPSGLALDAEGNLYVSDTGNQLIRLIDFKTSEVSTVAGDVAAAQKLSQGQELFAAGGFADGAAHAARFQAPKGLAVTAEGGVVIADSLNHAIRYLHDGTVVTLAGSGQAGEQNGINGHNALNEPSDVAVADNGDIYIADSGNNRIKMWSRYQLPELPQNNEIKLVYGQNLIFLDAQPQLKNDRTMVPARAVVEAFGYTSSYQQQTVTMRKGNTSIQMEVGSRTMKVETNEGTYTKELDAAPYIEGDRVRVPLRFFSEAFALDVQWNASTRTVILRDL from the coding sequence ATGATCAAGCGAATAACGATCCTGCTGCTTCTGGCAGCAGCAGTGTCGCTGGAAGGCGGAGCAAGTGGAGCGGCGGCGAATGGAGCCGTCTATGGTGAAAAGGGTGCGCTTCTCTCGGAAGTTGGCACGTATCTTGGTAGCGGACAATATACACAAGCCGGCGGGGCGCTGCTAGAGTCGGGATTAAGAATGCCGCAAGGAATAGCTTTCCTTCCGGATGGATCACTGCTTGTCGCTGATACACGAAATCAGCAGATCAAACTGGCGAAAGGCGATCAGGTGACAACTTATGCCGGGATTGAAGAGGGGATGCCGGTTGACGGCTATGGTCTGCCTCTTGGAGCACTGCTGGACGGAGCCGCCGGGGAAGCGGCATTCCAGCGTCCGCAAGGTATGGCAGTTGCTGAGGATGGAACAGTTTATATCGCGGATACCTATAATCATGCGATCCGGCAGCTGTCGCCTGGCGGTAAAGTGACGACATTGGCTGGTGATGGCGTCGCCGGCAGCCGAGACGGGGCTGGGAGCGAGGCGCGTTTCGACCATCCGAGTGATGTTGCGGTTGCGAAGGATGGGGCGATTTATGTTGCTGACAGTGGCAACCATGTGATTAGACGTATTGTAGATGGGGAAGTTGAGACGTTGACTGCGGCTTCAGAACGTTATATCGAAGCCGTCGAAGGGGTGCCTTTGTTAGCAGGTGATTATGCGGATGGAGCGCTGGTGGAAGCAAAATTCAATGAACCGTCCGGATTGGCGCTGGATGCCGAAGGAAATCTCTATGTCAGCGATACAGGCAACCAGCTTATTCGTCTGATAGATTTTAAAACAAGTGAAGTATCCACCGTTGCCGGAGATGTTGCTGCTGCACAGAAGCTAAGTCAAGGACAGGAACTTTTTGCTGCAGGAGGTTTTGCGGATGGAGCGGCACATGCAGCCCGCTTTCAGGCTCCAAAAGGACTCGCGGTAACAGCGGAAGGCGGCGTTGTCATCGCTGACAGCCTGAATCATGCTATTCGTTATTTGCATGACGGGACTGTGGTGACCCTTGCGGGCAGCGGCCAGGCGGGGGAACAAAACGGCATTAATGGACATAATGCGCTGAACGAGCCAAGCGATGTGGCGGTTGCGGATAACGGCGATATTTATATTGCTGATTCCGGAAACAACAGGATCAAAATGTGGTCCCGCTACCAATTGCCTGAGCTTCCGCAAAATAACGAGATCAAGCTGGTCTACGGGCAGAATCTGATTTTCTTGGATGCGCAGCCTCAGCTGAAGAACGACCGGACAATGGTTCCTGCGCGTGCTGTTGTCGAAGCTTTTGGTTATACGAGCTCCTATCAGCAGCAAACCGTTACTATGCGTAAAGGGAATACTTCCATTCAGATGGAAGTAGGCAGCCGGACCATGAAGGTTGAGACGAATGAAGGGACATATACGAAAGAGCTTGATGCTGCTCCGTATATAGAAGGCGATCGTGTAAGGGTCCCTTTACGTTTCTTTTCCGAGGCGTTTGCGCTGGATGTCCAATGGAATGCTTCCACGAGAACAGTTATATTGCGGGATCTGTAG
- a CDS encoding pyrimidine/purine nucleoside phosphorylase: MAQFENVTVVKEANIYFDGKVTSRAVLFADGTRKTLGIMLPGDYEFGTDSIEIMEILAGDLKVLLPGETEWQHIQGKGEFTVPANTKFKLQVAAVTDYCCSYVSE, encoded by the coding sequence ATGGCACAATTTGAGAATGTCACCGTAGTCAAGGAAGCTAATATTTACTTTGACGGTAAAGTAACGAGCCGCGCTGTCCTGTTCGCAGACGGCACAAGAAAGACGCTTGGCATCATGCTTCCAGGCGACTACGAATTCGGTACAGACAGCATTGAAATAATGGAGATTTTGGCTGGCGATCTGAAAGTTCTTCTGCCAGGGGAAACAGAATGGCAGCATATTCAAGGCAAAGGGGAATTCACTGTTCCCGCGAACACTAAATTTAAACTTCAAGTGGCGGCTGTGACCGACTACTGCTGTTCTTACGTCTCTGAATAA
- a CDS encoding MFS transporter: MKKALDRQSILLLAVNGLFVLSGALSGTFLNVFLWKSKQDYAMIGWFTVSQQIALGLTFWIAGKWVKEHNKMNALRVGTALSGLFYLLVLLAGKAAVWYIWPLGLLLGAALGMFWLAFNVVTFEVTDPGNRDMFNGWLGLIGSVCGIVGPWFSGWVISRMQDNAGYRLIFTLSLMIYGIAVVFSFFLNKRKLKGHYQWGTPLLELKRPGSPWRRTALGLVFQGLREGVYSFLIVLLVYEATQQEWKLGQFSLITSAISLVTFWVAGKWLKPRYRYAGMLIGTLLLAGFMIPLLWSLQYGMLLVMGIGMAAFVPLYMIPMVSVTFDLMGTNEESANSRVELMVLRELCLMCGRLAGILLYVVILSISDAPRTITWLIVGLGFSPVLGWLFMRRQLKETTG; the protein is encoded by the coding sequence ATGAAAAAAGCTCTTGACCGACAATCCATTCTGCTGCTTGCAGTGAATGGATTGTTTGTTTTATCCGGGGCATTGTCCGGCACATTCCTGAATGTCTTTTTGTGGAAAAGCAAGCAGGACTATGCCATGATCGGCTGGTTTACGGTCAGTCAGCAAATAGCGCTTGGCCTGACCTTCTGGATCGCCGGAAAATGGGTGAAGGAGCATAACAAAATGAATGCGCTCCGTGTGGGCACGGCCTTATCCGGTTTGTTCTATTTGCTGGTGCTGCTGGCGGGCAAAGCTGCCGTATGGTATATCTGGCCGCTCGGGCTGCTGCTCGGGGCGGCGCTCGGCATGTTCTGGCTGGCTTTTAATGTGGTGACGTTCGAAGTGACCGATCCGGGCAATCGGGATATGTTTAATGGATGGCTGGGATTAATCGGATCCGTATGCGGGATCGTCGGCCCCTGGTTCTCCGGCTGGGTGATTTCCCGCATGCAGGATAATGCCGGGTACCGGCTTATTTTCACTTTGTCGCTGATGATCTACGGAATAGCTGTCGTGTTCAGCTTTTTTCTGAACAAGCGCAAGCTGAAGGGGCATTACCAGTGGGGTACCCCTTTGCTTGAGCTCAAAAGACCGGGGAGTCCCTGGCGGCGCACAGCGCTTGGCTTAGTTTTCCAAGGTCTGCGGGAGGGGGTTTATTCCTTCTTGATCGTGCTTCTGGTCTATGAAGCTACACAGCAGGAATGGAAGCTCGGGCAGTTCTCTCTGATTACTTCTGCCATATCACTGGTAACCTTCTGGGTTGCGGGCAAATGGTTAAAACCCCGTTATCGATATGCGGGGATGCTGATCGGCACACTGCTGCTGGCCGGTTTTATGATTCCTTTGCTGTGGAGTCTGCAGTATGGCATGCTGCTCGTCATGGGTATAGGGATGGCCGCTTTCGTGCCTCTCTATATGATCCCTATGGTGTCCGTTACCTTTGACCTGATGGGAACAAACGAAGAAAGTGCTAACAGCCGGGTTGAACTGATGGTACTGCGCGAACTGTGTTTGATGTGCGGACGTTTGGCGGGCATTCTGCTTTATGTCGTCATACTATCGATCAGCGATGCGCCAAGAACCATTACCTGGCTGATTGTTGGACTCGGTTTTTCTCCTGTGCTGGGCTGGCTGTTCATGCGGAGACAGTTGAAGGAAACGACCGGTTAA
- a CDS encoding MarR family winged helix-turn-helix transcriptional regulator, giving the protein MSDQDSFEFLQSCLYFNTNRLSRAITRMAEEEFSVTGLTPMYGYLIRLVNGIPGITQKELADKLYITASTLTRFIDKLEGKGLVERKVSGKTVEVHPTAKGLELGETIRKASKNLEKRYEEILGSEMARELSRNIENTSRKLEN; this is encoded by the coding sequence ATGTCCGATCAAGATAGTTTTGAATTTTTGCAAAGCTGCTTATATTTCAATACCAACCGTTTAAGCAGGGCCATAACACGCATGGCAGAAGAAGAATTTTCAGTCACCGGGTTAACGCCAATGTATGGATATCTGATTCGATTGGTCAACGGGATACCCGGAATCACACAGAAGGAACTGGCCGATAAGCTGTATATTACCGCATCTACGTTAACCAGATTTATTGACAAGCTGGAGGGCAAGGGACTGGTAGAACGGAAAGTCAGCGGGAAGACCGTGGAGGTTCACCCTACAGCTAAAGGACTGGAGTTAGGAGAGACGATCCGGAAAGCTTCCAAGAATTTAGAGAAACGTTATGAAGAGATTTTAGGGAGTGAGATGGCAAGAGAATTATCACGGAATATTGAGAATACAAGCCGGAAGCTGGAAAACTAA
- a CDS encoding NAD(P)H-dependent oxidoreductase: MTTNVITNETKKTLVIVVHPNLLESRINKRLTEELLKRENATIHQLYEVYPDEQIDAEKERQLLEQYDRIVFQFPFYWYSAPYLLKKWLDSVWVGGWAYGPGGNKLEGKELRLAISTGGVRDAYQAGGFHQYSYSELLKPFQAAANRVKMSYMPPFVISGVRNVTDEQLEKLADEYAAFVTEP, encoded by the coding sequence ATGACTACAAATGTGATTACAAATGAAACCAAAAAAACTTTAGTTATCGTTGTCCATCCGAATTTACTCGAATCGAGAATTAACAAAAGATTGACCGAAGAACTTCTAAAACGGGAAAACGCAACCATTCATCAGCTGTACGAAGTTTACCCCGATGAACAGATCGATGCGGAGAAAGAAAGGCAGCTGCTGGAACAATATGATCGCATCGTTTTCCAATTCCCGTTCTATTGGTACAGTGCGCCTTATCTGCTGAAGAAATGGCTGGACAGCGTATGGGTAGGAGGCTGGGCTTACGGCCCGGGTGGAAACAAACTGGAAGGGAAGGAACTGCGTCTTGCCATTTCTACAGGCGGTGTCCGTGATGCTTATCAGGCAGGCGGTTTCCATCAATACAGCTACAGCGAGCTTCTGAAGCCGTTCCAGGCAGCAGCCAACCGGGTGAAGATGAGTTATATGCCTCCTTTTGTTATTAGCGGTGTTAGAAATGTGACAGATGAGCAGCTGGAGAAGCTGGCTGATGAATATGCAGCTTTTGTCACTGAGCCATAA
- a CDS encoding spore gernimation protein GerQ: protein MNDQSLAPHESMELHEMLNFKTLCLAKSKLMQGLVFDQELKALMQKDVEQSTQAIAGLQAVYAKAPFQAPVPPNRPTPILN from the coding sequence GTGAACGATCAATCGCTTGCTCCGCATGAATCTATGGAGCTTCATGAAATGCTGAACTTTAAAACGCTCTGCCTGGCCAAGTCTAAATTGATGCAGGGGCTGGTGTTTGACCAGGAGCTGAAAGCGTTGATGCAAAAAGATGTGGAGCAATCCACCCAGGCCATCGCAGGTCTTCAAGCCGTTTATGCCAAAGCGCCGTTTCAGGCTCCTGTTCCGCCGAACCGGCCGACGCCTATTTTAAATTAG